The Sabethes cyaneus chromosome 3, idSabCyanKW18_F2, whole genome shotgun sequence DNA window AGCAGTGCTGTCATTGCGGAGCTCATCGAGAAGCGTTTGTACCAAATTTCCGAGAGCCTTCCGGAATCTAAACATTGCAGAAGCATGCATAGCAAATTTTCCGACTTCTCACACTGTTTGATACCCTTACGCAACACGGTGACGGAGGATGCGAACAGCAAAACCGGCAAGTAGGGGCTGGTAGAACGAATCCGACGGGTACCAGACAGTTCGAGAGGCCCTAGGATGCTTCCTCTAGCTTTGAGTGCACAGTCTGCCGGAGATGAAGTAGGCAAAGAAAAGTTGTTTCTTGCAGAGGATCAAATCTTGGCCTGGGAAAGCATTCAAAGCTTGTATTAGGGTGGTAAGGGAATAACAATTTTTACTTAAATCATGATTTcgttaaacaaaatttgactTTTAGACCATTTACTGTTTCACTATAATATTTTACAATCGATTCTAAGGTTTAAGATAATTTTATGATAATATTTTCATGATTTAAGCACCACTTATTGTTAGTTTTGTACCACATCTTATCCAGGTTATAATTCAGTCGATCTTCTTGAACCCTGAAATGTCCCTGCCTCTCAGCTTATTCCAATCATAGATGAACGAAATCCGTTAAATCAACATCATTCGAATTCGCTCCGGCAAATTCGTTTGTCGTAATATGAGTTCAATTTATCGAATGGATTTGAATTTATCCACAGTACGCTAGCAGCAGCgcagcgtcgtcgtcgtcgtcctgttCAGCTAACCCTTTCGACAATGTCCTACGTTTCCTGCCACAGTCACTCTATTGGACCAACAATGCACCGCAATGAAGGCTgctctctttctttcttttttcagcAATGGAGATATATTGTGTTTTCGGAATAAGggtcagtcccagtcccagttttTTTCTGAAGCAAAATCTCATTTCTACTTGAATGCAGCAAACGACTACCCGAGGTTCTTCGCAGTCGGAAATTCCTTACCAACCCCACCAATCCACTCTACTCCGGGGCCAATCTGCAGCAGTGCAGAAGTGGGGTCAAGATCCGAATTGGTTGATTTGCAAGCAGCACAATCTTGAAATAGttctttttttgtgtgtgcTAATGCTTGCTGCTCCTTCTCCTTTTGTGGAATCACTGCAAATGCATCAATAGATGAGGAAGAAAAGGAGACGACCGATATAGATATTTGATCGTAGATATTCAATGGCTGCAAACAAATCCTTTTTATGTTAGGAAGGAATTTCAATAGACTGAAAAGTTTGCATATGCACTTTTTGCACCCCGGAAAGATTGAAGATGAGTTTGAAGTGTTGAAAGTTTTTCCGAACATGATTGAAAATCTGTCGAACAATCGTTTATGATTTGTACCTACCAATATTGTTATAGAATTGTGGTTTCTCACACAAATGCTGAATATACATCTAAAGTGTTGCATTTACCTGCAAGTAAAgaaagaaaactgaaattaatgTTAATGCTCTCAAGTCTTATACCataaaaatagaatttaaaaatCCAGCAAAAAAGAAATCGGAGTTGTTAATAATTACTTCAATAATTCTCACAAGTACACatcttaattaaaaaaataggtttgaaaattttaaagaACACGAGATGAATAAACTGTCGcgtgttgaatttttttttcgaaaaaaagcaCCCCACTAGAGAAGTAATTTCCCGTGTTGTCCAACTTTTCAACCACAAGTGGCAAAAGCAATTTCCGTCAAACTTGTTTAACCGAGAACGGTTTTGGaatcgtttattttttttagttCACTCAACTCCACTCGCAACGTTCCCGATAATCCATTAGACAGTCTTTCTGTTCAACGTTGCTGCACATCATCAAATTGtctaccgccgccgccgccgccgccaccgccgtAGCCCTGCCGCGCCGTGCCGGCCAGTGAGTGGTCTCTAGTGGTATTAGTCGGTGTCGGTGCATGTCCTGCTGCTGATGGCGGGCGGCTATTTCTGGTCTATAGACGACCGCTAAGCACCTGCTAGCCTCTAGCCACCTGTTCGGGGACGGACGACAACTTTCGAGTTCGTTCGTGAGTAGTGACACTCTATCGCATCGTACTGCTGGAGCTGCGTATTTTGACACGCGGAGTAATATGGTGCAAAATGTGTTAAATGTCTTCTTATGGGAACGATGAAATAAAAACTGTAAATAATTTAGGTTCACAAAATTGCGAAAAAACTGCGTGTGCTTGCAAAACTGAGTTGTTCGATTAATTAATGGGCATTTTTAGAATTTATCGTACGCCGAAGGGTCTCAGTATTTCACGTAATTTAGCATACGAGCATTTTGATAAGTTTCTACggtattgacatttgaaaaacacataccgtgaaagcacctaattccgaacacctaaggcatgattcatctttaagtccctactgaaaaatatagctttgatatttatttacacggtatgtgtctttagcaagtattttcaattatgtttcatggaaaaatactaaaatacctaaactatttaccgaaagttaaaaaaatgcatcaaagtaagatgtatcagtgcacctaattccgatcatcaattataaggggtgattctaattctgatcacaggtgtatctaattccgatcacgtcatgaagagctgttaaagtataaaactattgtcaactcgtaccaaatggatctgaaaggtattgcatttatgcagtttgacgacaatccccctaccagtcatcttctgcttgcgttaatgatcattattatcattagcttaatattcataaaatgtgtgcactcaaaagatcgacaagtggattatgaaacttttctcttcttttatctttgttcaactgttacaattacaataaaattgggtcacttcgacgttttcataaagctttgatcataaataatagtaaaaatcaaatcagaaacgTTGTGTTTCAGACATGACCGCCTAGTTGGCGTAACACTACGTGAGactggttttcgcgaagaaaccttgaatattaaagaaaactttttacaccatattggtatacgtgtagcgtaaaatagcgtaaagtgacaaaaaacaaataataataatattatcttgctgcaCCGTATTTATGGTTGGTGAGccattttgtgatatcaaaaacgaatatttttcccAGTGCCATAATCATTATACGCCATTATCATACGCATTaataacctaaaaataaaaaataagaaaacttatccaatttaattctactatgtgtattttattcacgacagatacgtatttcgcctacgacttgcaggcttcctcagtgtctgttttcgaactaaattagccaaaacaattttacagtttttataggagcttaaggTTCCTTGATGCTGGTATACAAAAGGCGATAGGTAAAGCGATACATTGTTTGCTTAAGACTACCTGTGTCAAACGATATACTGTTTGCTTAAGACTACCTGTGTAAAGCGATACAATGTTTGCTTAAAACTACCTGTGTAGGTATACACAGTTGGTGTAGGTAAACTGATAATATTGTTAGCTATATTCTATTGGTGAACTAATTCTATTGCAGGagtctgaaatctaaaaaaaatattagttaaatGAAGGAAAAACCTGAAAGGGTCTAATGGGATTAtgcgaaaaatgtgaaaaatgaaaatgtgaAATCGGGATCCGAGGAAGGAGAGAGAGTGAAGTTTTTAACCAGAAGTTGTTACGTCTGTGTGTGTTCCTGTATGTCTGTGTTTTGGCACATATTTGAAAAGCCAGGAGTAACCGTTTCCAGGGTCTTTAtttagtaaagtggaggagcacctcttgtaaatctctaaactctccgctacatccatcttccacgcagagcagttgttaattacttttgcgttgtcaaTGGTCAGCGGATGGTTGTCGTTGACGTGCTCAGCCACTTTAGATCTAAAATGATGTGTCAGACCTTTCTCGGCATCTCTTGATGCTTTTGTTACCTCTGCCAAGTGTTCTTTTGTTCGTGTTTCCAGATTCCTTCTAGTCTGACCGATGTACACCTTCTCGCATTgtgggcaactgatttcataCACCCCGGATTTTCTTTGTTCTTCAATCGGGTCCTTAGTTGATCCCAACTTATTTTTGAGCTGGTTGTTTCGGCTCGTGTAGACTAGATCAATTCCAAACTTTCTCATTTTCTGACGGAGAGGGCGTGTAATGTTTCCGTCGTATTCTACTGCCACTCTCTTGAGTTCTGGTGTGATTGGTGTAAGTGTTGTTAGTGATTTTTTGTATTCGTCTCTTCTTTTTTTGGAAATCATGTTCTGGATTGTTGTTTCTTTGTATCCGTTCAGTTTCGCTATTTCAAGAATGTGTGCTAGTTCTTTTTGTTTCCCTAGCTCACTTAACGGTAATGTTTCCATCCTATGTGTCATGTGATGGAAagctgccattttgtgttggtgCGAGTGGTTAGATGAGCTAGGTATAACTCGTTTGGTGTTCGTTGGTTTTCTATAGatttcaatttctgtttctgtGCTTTCAATTTGTCTTATTATTATGATGTCCAAAAAGGGAAGTTTTCCGTCTTTCTCTAGTTCATATGTGAAGTGTATGTTCCTGTGTGTACCGTTCATGGCTGCTAGAATGGTTTCCAGCTCTCCTTTTTTGATGATGCTAAAAATGTCGTCGCACAGAAACGGTGATAAAGGATTGCCCATTGGTGCACCTTTTAGCTGTTTGTAATAACTGTCCCTGAATGTAAAGtaattctcctccatacacaaaCGGGTCAGCTTCAAATATCCTCCCACCTTTTTTCTCCATGCGTTatcctcatgctgtttcaatagCCAGTCTTCCAAGAGGCTTATCGATTCTTTCACGGGGACGCTTGGGAATAAGGCCGTAACATCGAAAGAGACCATTATGTCGTCTTCTGCTAGTTCTCCCGATGTTTTTAGGTACTGGGCGAATTCTCGTGTACTACTGCCAGAGCGGCTCGGGAATTTTATAGGCATTCTTTGGAACTCGGTTACCAACCACTTGGCAATCTTTTCCGTGGGTGATCCGTTTGCCGTGATTATTTCCCGCATTTCCGTTCCCGTTTAGTTTTTGGGTTTATGTATTTTGGGTTGTCCTTTTATCCTGGGTAATGTGGGGTTTGAAGTTCGTAATTTTCCGATATCGTCTCCTAGCGTAGGTTGGCATTCTTTAATTGTACGATAAACTCACTTAACTATTTCGGGTAGTGGGTCCATTCTTTGTTGTCTATATGGGCCGTTGTTGATTTTTTCTAACATCTGGTGATCGTAGTCCTCCTTGTTCATTATAACCACTTTGTTACCTTTGTTAGGTGATGTTTTAGACATTTCCTTAGAAAAGCGATATCCTTTGGTAAACTTGCTGTGGCTTTTTTGAGTTCGATGAATTTGTTTGGCTCGGACGACTTGGTTGCCATGATTGACTGAAGATCGCATTAATAAGATAATTCATATATCATAACTGCGCTGCCGCTGCCGCTTGTTTccagcgttagaaaagcaaaacatctgagcctctcagttggactcgaggtacggcactggtctaataacccgatcaaatgatgaaatttataacaagatgaggtctagataataagtattttataacaaagacTCATTTGTGTttggttataaacttggtctcgtcagcagttaaaataactaaaattgtaacaaaatttgctcaaatttgcatatcacaaatatatcaaattatgatataatttgatctagtttatatccatatgagtaTCAAAAATCAGgattctgtcttgctgtataaagtataaccaaattgtaacaaagcgatttataagtagcagaacgagatagaatcttggtagaaacatttataacaaagtttgatagaaatatcaacttgagcaacaattctgtaagatttttgttagaatcatctgatcgggaagctattagacgtcacatgttcgaatctcgactgaaagagtcaaaggatttgtagcactagtcctacAATTGTTCCGTACTCTtgcaggctgcgaagtctgtcgtataaaaccagaaggtcaaaattccaaatcggaatgtagcacctaggctatatTGAGCTCTGTAGTAAGcaaaacatttatttattttgcttctttgtcttgaatctgcagcagccacaagcttgatgtTTGTGAAGAAGCAGAGGATTTcctggtctttattagcaacaagtattggcctaacattccttcccatcacACCAGGAACCGCATTCAGAccgctgcatcgtttatgatcaaaatccgttttaaattggaaaagctattagcgttcaaaacctttcattctttcgtgagggtggcttgactccaaattttggttgacaccctgccgtaagacgtagtcctacgtcaaaaaatttcgataattcTACCATGTTAC harbors:
- the LOC128739666 gene encoding uncharacterized protein LOC128739666 is translated as MREIITANGSPTEKIAKWLVTEFQRMPIKFPSRSGSSTREFAQYLKTSGELAEDDIMVSFDVTALFPSVPVKESISLLEDWLLKQHEDNAWRKKVGGYLKLTRLCMEENYFTFRDSYYKQLKGAPMGNPLSPFLCDDIFSIIKKGELETILAAMNGTHRNIHFTYELEKDGKLPFLDIIIIRQIESTETEIEIYRKPTNTKRVIPSSSNHSHQHKMAAFHHMTHRMETLPLSELGKQKELAHILEIAKLNGYKETTIQNMISKKRRDEYKKSLTTLTPITPELKRVAVEYDGNITRPLRQKMRKFGIDLVYTSRNNQLKNKLGSTKDPIEEQRKSGVYEISCPQCEKVYIGQTRRNLETRTKEHLAEVTKASRDAEKGLTHHFRSKVAEHVNDNHPLTIDNAKTRGSIRHVYVPKPKPGDRASSLTSQTSAPHRWVKGEGSQLRGWPKPRCSRSLAGWVGTPHFESFLVLDRQDYIIMAEGKDDDGGDGVSPFAPFLGGRLLLLLLPPPPGEPVFTN